The sequence below is a genomic window from Actinokineospora baliensis.
AAGCAAGAGGCCAACCGCCTCGGTGCCGAGTTCCTCGACGAAGGCGACCTCGCCGACATCCGCCGCGAGCTCGCGGCCGATGACGTCGTCCAAGACGCGATCGAGGCCCTATGGCCGCAACTGACCCCGCAGCAACTCCTCGTCGACCTCTACGCGTCCGCTGACCGCCTAGAGTCCGCTCTGCCTGATCTCAGCGCGGACGACCGGGCGCTGCTGTTGCGGTCCCCCAGGCTCGGGTGGACCGCCGCGGACGCCCCGCTGCTCGACGAGGCCGCCGAGTGGCTCGGTGTGGACGACCGCGCCGAGCGGGCCGCGGCCGAGCGCCGCCGCCGCGACGAGCAGGACTACGCGCAAGGCGTCCTCGACATCCTCCAGATGGAAGACGACGCCGACCCGGACATCCTCACCGCCTACGACCTCATCGACGCCAGCCGCCTCGCCGAGCGCTACGACGACGAAGACCACCGCACGGCCGCCGAGCGCGCCGCGGCGGACCGGTCCTGGACGTTCGGCCACATCATCGTCGACGAGGCGCAGGAGCTGTCCGCGATGGCGTGGCGGGTCCTCATGCGCCGGTGCCCCACCAGGTCGATGACCCTGGTCGGCGATGTCGCCCAGACCGGCGACCTGGCCGGTACCGACACGTGGGCAGGCATCCTGGCCCCGTACGTCGAAGACCGCTGGCGGTTGACGGAACTTTCCGTCAATTACCGCACTCCGGCGGAGATTATGGCCGTCGCCTCTGATGTACTTGCCGCGCTGAAGACGGGATTGGTCCCACCCAGCTCGGTACGGGAAACCGGCGTCGAGCCATGGGCGCGGCGAGTGGCCTACGCGGATCTGCCAGGCACAGTGGCGGATCTAGCCGCTCAAGACCACCCAGGAACGTTGGCGGTACTCGTGCCCGCGGCTCTGGTCGAGGAAGTAGGCCAAGCGGTGCTCGCGCGGGTGCCGGGCGCGGCAGTAGGGGAGAGACCAGAACTGGAGAGCCGGGTCGTGGTGCTGACAGTCCGGCAGTCCAAGGGCTTGGAGTTCGACGGCGTGCTCGTTGTCGAGCCCGCCGCGATCGTCGACGAGTCCGAGCGCGGGCTCAACGACCTCTATGTGGCGCTCACGCGAGCGACGCAGTGGGTCGGTGTTGTGAGCTCGACAGACCTGCCTGCCGCCCTGAGCAGGCTGCGGTAGGAGGCGCTACAGCGCTCTATAGCTCCACAGTAGGGGTGACCACGGTGCGCGGCTTGCCGCCGTTCATCCGCACCAGGATCTGCGTGGTGCCCCGCGGCACCTCCGTGAGCACGAAGCGGCCGCCCTCGTCGGCCGTGGTCGCGGTCGAGCCGTGGTCGGCCACGCGGACCTCGACCCCGTGCTCGCCCGCGGGCACCAACCACCCGTCGATGCGCTGCTTCTCGCCGGTCCTGGTCACGTTGACCATCACCGTCAGGTCGCCGACGAAGAAGGTGATGGTCCCCGGTGCGCCGCCGCGCACGCCCGCCAGCGGGCGCTGGTCGGCCCACCGCGCGGCCTCCAGCTCCACCTCGGCGTCGATGTCCTCGAGGTCGATGGCGAACTGGGCCCGCTCGACCAGACCGGGGGGGACCGGGTCGAGTTCGTCGACCAGCCTGGCGACCTGGGCCAGCCAGTACTCCTGCTCGGCCGGGTCCATCTCGTAGTCGTCCATGGTCCTCATCTGCCACCATCCCCATTGTCGTACAGCGCGCGCAGTGCGGTGAGGCATCGCCCCCGCGTCGGTCCGATGCTCCCGTGCGGCATCCGCAGCACCTCGGCGACGACCTTGTACTCCGCGCGCCCGGCCAGCACGGTGAGCCGGAGCAGCTCCTGGCAGCGCTGGTCCAGCCGGTGGAAAGCCGACCACAGGGTGTGGTCGCGCTCGGTGCGCAGCGCCTCGGCCTCCGGCTGCGGTTCGGTGCTCGGTACGTGTTCGGCGACCTCCGGGGGCAGCTCGACCTGGGTGGCCGACCGCTGCCTGGTGCGCTTGGCCTCGCGCCGGGTGGTGGTGATCAGCCAGCCGACCACCGCTCGCGGTTCGGCGATCGAGTCGAGGTGGCGCAGCAGCGCCAGCCACACCGTCTGGGCGACGTCCTCGGCCGCTGAGCGGTCCAGTCCGGCGCCTCTGGAGATGTGCCACACCAACGGGGTCAGCTCGGCCACCAGGACGTCGAGCGCCCCCTTGTGGCCGTCTCTGGCGGCGATCACGCACGCGGCGTGCCGCTCGGTACCCTCCAGGCCCTCCCACGGCGGGTTCGTCCTCGTCGCGTGGAGCTCGGTCACCGCTCCCACCCCATTCTCCGTCTGCCGGGGTCGTGCATCGTGGCACTGGCTACATCGTCCGGTGCCCGGTCTGTGCGTCCGGGCCCATCCTGACTCACTCGTTCGGGTGAAGATGTACTCCACCAGTGTCACTAACGCGCGTGCAGGACGAACGTCAGGGCCTGACGCGCCTGCCCTTCCCACGGTCTGGCCAATTCGGCCCGGAGTTCGTGCCGCCCCGACGTGGTGACGTCGAAGGCCAGCCGCCGCTCGCCGGCGGAACCCGGCGCACCGGCGCCGACCGTCGCCGGGACGTGCTCGTCGGCGATCATGCGCAGTGCTTCCGGGAGCCACCAGCGCCACCGGAAGCCGGTGGTCGCGGACTCCGGGAGTCGCAACTCGACGGTATCCCCCCGGTGCAACTCGGTTGGCCCCTCGGCGTCCAGAGCCGACAGCTGCACCAGCGCCACGACGTGCTCCCCCTCCGCTGCGCTCGACGCGGGCGGCCCGGTGGCCGGACAGGTCCCCTGCACCCGTCCGGCCACCGGTCGCCGCCGCGGTCACACCGGCGCCCGGTCGAACCGACCGAGCGCGCCCGTGTGACCGTCTTCCCGCTGGTCGAACCCGGCGGGCGGGCTGGTGACCGCCAGGACCGCCGCCGCACCCGCGCCCGGCGCCGCCAGCGACCGCGGGATCCCCCGCGCGGTGTGCTGCTGGCTCATGGTGGCTCCGTGGGCGAGTAGTTCTACTCAGACACCGGTAAAGAGCCGGGACGGGGCCGCGGGATACAAACGAGCCTTGGCCGGTTTGTGACGTGGCACGCTTTTGTCACCCGTCAGGTCGCCAGTCAGGTCAGCAACCAGACCATCGCTCCAGCGGCCAGCAGCGTTCCGACCAGCAGCGTCCCGCAGCCACCCAGGACGACTCGGCGGGTGTCGACGGCTCTGACAGCGAACGCCACCGCGGTGGCCGCGGTGGCGAGGCTGAGCACTGTGTACGCGATGGCCCCGGCGACGGGGTTGCCGTCGCGGATCGCGGGGCCGAGCAGCAGGACGAGGAAGCAGACCACCCCACCGGCGGCGAACACCGCGGCCGAGGCGATCAGGACGAAGACGCGGGCGGTCCCGGTCCGCTGGTCGGCCACCAGCCGACCCTAGCCGGTCAGTCCTCCTCGGGGAGCAGGATCCAGCAGGCCAGGTAGATGACCGCGCCGGTGCCGAAGCCCAGCAGCGTCGCGGCGACCAGGCCGATGCGCACGATCGGCGCCTCGATCCCCATGGCCTTGGCGATGCCGCCGCACACGCCTGCCACCATCCGGTCGGACCGGCTGCGGCGGAACTTGCGGGTCTGCTGGTTGACCTTGGTGTACATGTCGTTCGTCATGACTCAAGAGTGGCTGGTCAGCGGCCTCCTGCCATCGGGGAGAGCCCCGGTTCCGGACTAGGGGTCGGGTCCGGGGCGGGGCTAGGGTGACCCGCATGCGGGTCCGGACTCCGGCCGAGATGGCCAGCGCGCTCGACCAGGTCGGGTACCTGGCCGACGAAGGCCTCGCCACGGCCGCCTACCTCGCCGTGGCGATGGGGCGGCCGCTGTTCTGCGAGGGGGAGCCGGGCACAGGTAAGACGGCCCTGGCGACCGCGTTGGCCTCGGCGTTGGGTGTCGAGCTCGTGCGGCTCCAGTGCTACGAAGGCATAGACGCCACGCAGGCCCTCTATGAGTGGGACTTCCCGCGGCAGCTTCTTGAGCTAAGAGCTGGTACGTCCGTCGAGTCGCTCTACACGCGGAGGTTCCTCCTAGCTCGACCGTTGCTGCGGGCGTTGGAGTCGCCGTGTGTGCTGTTGGTCGACGAGATCGACCGCGCGGACGACGAGTTCGAGGCGTTCTTGCTGGAGGTGTTGAGCGAGAGCGCGGTGACGGTGCCGGAGCTAGGGGAGATCCGCGCCGCAGTGCCGCCGTTGGTGGTTCTTACGTCGAATCGGACGCGAGAGGTGCACGACGCTCTTAAGCGGCGATGCCTCTACCACTGGTTGGATCACCCTTCGCTTGATCGTGAACTCGCGATTCTCCGGAAACGGCTACCGGGCTTGGAAGAGCGGTTGGCGACCCAGGTTGTAACGGCCGTTAGGCGGCTGCGTGAGATGGAGTTGTTGAAGCCACCAGGAGTGGCTGAGACGATTGACTGGGCGGCCGCTCTTGTCGCCTTGGGGCGCGAAAGCGCTGACGTGTCGACGGCGGCCCTGACGCTGGGTGCGGTCTTGAAGTACCGCGAGGACGTCGACCGGGTCGTGGCCGCCGGGCTGGACGCGCTCCTCGCCGGTTGATCACTTTCGGTGATCGGCCGCGGACCCGGAAAATCGCTCGTCAGAGTGGGTTTCGCGGTGCATCATAGATCCGGGAAACCAAGCGGAGGTCACCGTTCGCGGTGGGCGGTCCGGGCGGCGGTGGCGCGTGGCGGCGCCGTGGTGCGCCCACCCGGAACGCGGTTCGACGGGACCCCTCCCGGTTTTCCGAACGCCGTAACCGGTGCCTTTCGCGCCCGGCCTAACTAGCCGCGCGGCCGCGAAAGGCACACCTGGCGCGGACCAGTCACACTACTCCCGGTCCGCGCCAGGCGTTCGGCGTGGGAACGCGGGCAGAACGGGCGAGTTCAGCCAGCTCGCGAACAACTCGGTCAGCGGCCACGGGGTGTGCCGCTGCGCCAATGTCGTGAATTCCTCGGTTGTGACCGTGCTGTGCCGGTGCGCCGAAGTCCACACCTTCAGCAGCGCGAAGAACCGCTCGTCGCCCAGCCGCAGGCGCAGCGCGTGCAGGGTGACCGCGCCGCGCAGGTACACGCGGTCGTCGAACAGGTGCCGGGTGCCCGGGTCGGCGATGCGCAGGTCCTGCGGCAGGTCCGACAGTTGGCGCCACGCGCGTCGGGCGTGGTTGTCGGCGGGCTCGCCGCCGGAGGCCTCTGACCACAGCCACTCCGCGTAGTTCGCGAAGCCCTCGTTGAGCCAGATGTGCTGCCACCGCGCCACGGTGAGGCTGTTGCCGAACCACTGGTGCGCCAGTTCGTGCGCGACGAGCCGCTCGCTGCCGCGCACGCCGTCGACGTGGTTGCTGCCGAACACCGACAGCGACTGGGCCTCGATCGGGGCGTCCAGCTCGGCGTCGACCACGACCACCCCGTACTGCTCGAACGGGTACGGGCCGAACATCCGCTCGAACTCGACCAGCATCCGCGGCTGGCGGCCGAAGTCGTGCTCGAACGGCGCGGCGAGCCTGGCGGGCACTGCGGCGTGCATCATCGGCACCGTCGCGAACGACGACTCGGTGTACCGTCCGATTTGGACGCTCACCAGGTACGTCGGGGTCGGCTGCGAGAGCCGGAAGTCCCACCTGGTCAGGCTGGCCGACGACTGCTTGGCCTCCAGCACCCCGGTGGCGACCACCTGGTACGACGAGGCGACCGCCACCGAGATCCGGTAGGTCGCCTTGTCGCTGGGGTGGTCGTTGCACGGGAACCAGGACGGCGCGCCGACCGGTTGGCTCGCGACGATCACGCCGTCGTCGAGGTAGTCCCACCCGATCTCGCCCCAGTGGCTGGGGATCGGCGCCGGTGAGCCGGTGTAGCGGATCTCCACGGTGAACCGGCCGCCGTCCGGCAGGGCGCGGTTCGGGGTGATCTGCAGCTTCTTGCCGCGCTGGGCGTAGCGGACCGGCTTGCCGTTGACGCTGACCTTGCCGCTGCGCAACCCCGCGAAGTCCAGGCTGAACCGCGATAAGGCCTGGGTGGCCACCGCGGTGATCCTGGCGCGGCCCTCGAGCCTGCCGGGACCGACGCGGTAGGTCAGGTCCAGGTCGTAGTGCAGCACCCGGTAGCCGCCGTTGCCGTGGTTGGGCAGGTAGGGGTCCGGTGATGTGCTCGCGCCGGGCTGCCCGGCGCGAGCCGGGTCAGCCTTGGCGCTCATACCCACATTCAACATGACGACCGGGGCTCCAGTCAGCGCTTGCCCGGCCACGCGGCGATCGGGTTGCCCAGCCAGCGACTGCCGTCCGGTACCGATTCACCCCGCATGACCAGCGACGCCGGGCCCACAGTGGTCCGTTCGCCGATGGACGCGCCGGGCAGCACGATCCCGTGCGGACCGAGCGTGCCGCCCTCGCCCACGGTCACCTGCGCCATGCGCATCACGCGGTCGTGGAACAGGTGGGTCTGCAGCACGCAGCCGCGGTTGACCGTGGCGCCGTCGCCGACGTGCACGAGGTCGGCTTCGGGCAGCCAATAGGTCTCCACCCACGCGCCCTTGCCGATCTTGGCGCCCAGGCCGCGCAGCCACACGGACAGCAGCGGCGAGCCGTGCGCCCAAGTCGCGAACCACGGCACTGCGAGCATCTCGACGAAGGTGTCCGCCAACTCGTTGCGCCACACGAACGAGCTCCACAGCGGATGGTCCACAGTGCCGAAGCGACCCACCAGTGCCCACTTCGCCGCGATCGCCACTAGGCAAGCGACAACACCCGCGCCGAACAGCAGGAGACCCGCAACCGCGAGGCCCAGCCAGAAACCGGTGTAGGTCAGCGCTGCCGCGACCAGGAACAGAAGCGCGGTTGACGCCATGACCGGAACCACGCGGCACACCTCAACCAACGCGCGCGCGACCATGAGCCTCTTAGGCGGATCGAAGGTCTTGCTCTCGTCGGAGTCTTCAACCGTGCGCGGCAGCTTGATTGGCGGCATACCAAGGTAAGAGGAGCCAGCCTTGGCCTTCTTAGGCGTAGAGGACAGCACACCGACGAGGCCCCGCTTGGGGACAGCCCGGCCGGGCGCGGTCATGCCGGAGTTGCCGAGGAAGGCGCGCTTTCCGATGCTCGCCTCGCCGATCCGCAGCCAACCGCCGCCGAGCTCGTAAGAGCCGATCATCGTGTCGTCGGCGAGGAAGGCGCCATCGCCAACGGTGGTCATGCTCGGCAGTGCCAGCACCGTCGATGCCTCGACCCGCTTGCCGACCTTCATGCCAAGCGCCCGTAGCCACACCGGGGTCAGCAGGCTCGCGTACATCGGGAACAGCCCGGAGCGGGCCATCTCCATCAGTCGCTCGGTCGCCCAGGCCTGCCACGCGACGCGGCTGTGCACGGCGTGCTTACCAGCCCGGAGGCGTAGCGACAGCAGCCGAACCAGGACCAGGATGAGCAGCGCGTACGCGGCCATCCAGGTCAGCGTCACGGCCGGAACCGCCACCATCGCCTGGACAGTCGCAGCGCCGAGCGTCGTCGTCCCTTCGAGGAACGCGGACAGCACCAGCAGCGCCGGTACGGCTGCCGCGATCGGCAGCACACTCAGCACGAACGACGTCATCGCGTAGATGGCCACCCAGCGACGACGACGCGCGGGACGGGAGCCGGTGGCGTTGGCCTTACCGGTGCGCGCGGCGGGGGACCCGGACCAACGCTGCCCGGCGGGAACTACGCCGAGCACACCAGAGCCCGCAGCGACCTCGGCACGCTTACCCACCCGCGAACCGGGGAACAGCGTGCTGCGCGCGCCGACCGTGGCGTGGGCGTCCACCCGAACCTGGCCGATGTGCAGTACGTCGCCGTCCAGCCAATGGCCGGAGAGGTCCACCTCGGGCTCGATGGCCGCGCCGCGACCAAGCCGCAGCATGCCGGTGACCGGCGGCAGCGAGTGCAGGTCGACCTCGTCGCCGATCCGCGCGCCGAGTGCACGCGCGTAGTGCGTCATCCACGGCGCCCCTTGGAGCCCGGCGGCGCCCGTAAGGTCCACGATCCGTTCCGCGGCCCACAGCCGCAGGTGGACACTGCCGCCACGCGGGTACGAGCCCGGTTTCACGCCGCGCAGCAGCAGGCGTGCGCTACCGGCCGCGAGGGCCATACGACCCCACGGGCTCAGGAAGACGAACCAGCCCGCGAGGACGAGCCACCACGACACGTGGGGCGCCCACGAGAAGCCCAAGATGTTGTTCACCGCAGCCAGTGCGACGACCCACCGGGCGCCAACGACCGTCAGCATCGGGAGGGTCAAGAGCGTCTGGATGACCTGCGCGCGGCGCGGCGTCGGCAGGACGACCCGGTCGACCTGGGTGCTGGCCGCGGCCGCGTCGATGTGGTCGGCGAGCTTGCCCAGCGTGGGGTGCTGGTAGAGGTCCGCGACCGCGATGCTCGAATACTGCTCGCGGATCTTCGAGACCAGCTGCGCGGCGGACAGGCTGCCACCGCCGTTGGCGAAGAAGTCGGCCCTCGGGCTGCTGACCGCCACACCGAGCAGGTCGCGCCAGAGACCGGCCAGCCAGCGCTGGGTGTCGGTCAGCGCTGCCGTGTCGACCTCGGAGGTGTCGAGGTCCAGCGGCCACGGCAGTGCGTTGCGGTCGACCTTGCCGGACGTGCGGGTCGGCAGGGTGTCGACTTCGGCGATAAGAGGCACCAAAGCGGCCGGGAGCTCGGTCCGCAGCTGCTCCACAGCGGCGTCAGCGTCGAAACCCTCGGTCGCGACCACGTAGCCGACAAGAAGTTGGTTACCGGCGGCCGTAGTGCGAACAGCGGCGGCAGCGCCAGCCACGTTCGGCAGGCCCTGCAGCGCGGCATCGACCTCGCCGAGTTCGATGCGCCTACCGCCGAGCTTGATCTGCTCGTCGGCCCGGCCGAGGAACAGCAGCCCCTCGGGTTCGGCCTTCACCATGTCGCCACTGCGGTACGCGCGGTCCCACGACAGCGCGGGCAGCGCGGCGAACTTCTCGGCGTCCTTCACCGGGTCCAGGTAGCGGGCCAGGCCCGCGCCACCGATGACGAGCTGGCCGGTGCCGCCCATCGGCACCAGCTCGCCAGCCTCGTCGACGACGGCCAGCTCCCAGCCGTCGAGCGGCAGGCCGATGCGCACCGGGCCCTCGCCGGTCATCCTGGCGCCGCAGGCCACCACGGTCGCCTCGGTCGGGCCGTAGGTGTTCCACACCTCCCGGCCCTCGATGGCCAGCCGCTCGGCCAGCTCGGGCGGGCACGCCTCGCCGCCGAAGATCAGCAGCCGGATGTCGTCGAGCGCGTCGGCGGGCCACAGCGCGGCCAGCGTCGGCACGGTCGACACCACGGTGATGGCCTTCTCGACCAGCCACGGGCCCAGGTCGACGCCGGTGCGCACCAGAGCGCGCGGCGCGGCGACGAGGCACGCCCCGTTGCGCCAGGCCAGCCACATCTCCTCGCACGAGGCGTCGAACGCGACGGACAGGCCCGCCAAGACGCGGTCGTCGGCGTTGATGGGCTCGTCGGGCAGGAACAGCTCCGCCTCGGCGTCCACGAACGCGGCGGCGCTGCGGTGGCTCACCGCGACGCCCTTGGGCTTACCAGTGGAGCCTGAGGTGAAGATGATCCAGGCGTCGTCCTCGGTGGTCGGCGCGCCGGGGCGCCCGAGCGGGGTGGCGCCGGGCCGCAGGGTGATGGACCGGTGCTCACCGAGGATCGCGCAAGCGTTTGCCTCGCCGAAGACCAGTTCGGCGCGCTCGTCCGGGTCGTCGAAGTCGACCGGCACGTAGGCGGCACCGGCGGCGAGCGCGGCGAGGATGCAGATGTAGAGGTCGGCGGTGCCGGACGGGGCGCGGATGCCCACCCGGTCGCCGCGGCCGACACCGGCCTCGGCCAGCCGCGCGGCCAGGGTGCCGACCTCGGCCAGCAGGGCGCGGTAGCTGAGCACGGTGGTGCCGTCGTCGATGGCGTCCGCGTCGGGGTGCCGGGCGGCGGTGGCGGTCAGCACGTCGACCAGGGTGCGCGGTGCGCTCTCCGGGCCCGCGCGGAACACGGCGAGCCCCAGCGCCGCGGCGTCGGCGAGCGGGTCGAGGGCGGTGAGCAGAGGAGCCGGGGGGTGGACCATCGTCATCGCGGCGAACGCATTTCTCACCTTTTCTTGCAGCTATGCGGAGGGCGGTTGCCCCAGGTCGTGGCCGTTCCAGCGCCACGACCAGAGCACGTTACCGGTCGTGACATCGACCTGTCTCGTCGATCTATTACCGACGTGGTGCGGTTCACATCCTTGTGCCACAAGGGTTTTCCTATCGGGATCAGATATCGGTTCACGATATTTGCGGTTGCTGGGCCGTGTGGACTGCGGTTTTCGCCGCTTCTCCTGCTCGATATCGAGGTGCGATATCGTGGAGCGATGGATGTGGTGCGTGAGTTCGCCAACGGGGCGCTGCGGTTGCGGGTGCTGCGCTACGCGGCCAACGAGGAGGTCCACGGGGCCTTGCTGACCGAGGAGTTGGCCGCACGGGGGCACCGCGTGTCGCCGGGCACGCTGTACCCGCTGCTGCACCGGCTGCAGGAGGCCGGGCTGCTCAAGTCGCGCACCGAGGTCGTCGGCGGCAGGCGGGTCCGCCGCTACCGGACGACCAAACGCGGCAAGAAGGTCCTGGCCGACTGCAAGGCCGTGCTGGCCGAACTGGCCGACGACGTGGCCTGAGCGGCCACCCGGTGACCTGGGGCACACTGCGGGGGTGAGTCAGGTAGCCCCGCTCCCCGGTTTCGTCGGGTTCGCAGTGGCGTTGCGAGCCGCTGGCGTGAACTGCGGTTCAGAGCGCGTAAGGGCCTACCTGGCTGCCATAGAGCTGCTCGACCTCGCAGACGTCAACCAGGCCTACTGGGCGGGCAGGCTCACCCTGTGCTCCGAGCCCGACGACCTGCCCCGCTACGACAACGCCTTCCACGCCTGGTTCAGCGGTGACACCCCACGCGCGCCTAGGCCGACCCAGGACCCTCGGCCAAAGCGCGGTCACATCGCTGCTCTAGTCGCGGGCAGGTCCACTGATGGCGAGAGCGCTACTCACATAGACCCGCTGGCCAGCTCCGCGGAGGTCCTGCGGCACCGGGATCTTGCCGACCTCACTGCCGCGGAGCGGGCACACCTGCGCGAGATGATCGACCTTTTGCGTCCCGAGCCACCCCAGCGACCTGCGGTGCGGTGGCGCCCCAACCGACGCGGCCGGGTCGACGAGCGCCGCACGCTGCGCATGATGCGTGCCACGGGCGGCGAGCCCATGCGCATCGCCCGTAAACGCCGGGCCAGTAGGCCTCGTCGGGTGGTCCTGCTGGTCGACGTGTCCGGCTCGATGACGCCCTACGCAGACGCGCTGCTGCGTTTCGCACACGCTATGGCTCGTCGCGCGCCTACAGAGGTGTTCACCCTCGGGACCCGCCTAACGCGGCTCACTCGACAACTACGCCAACGCGACCCCGAACAGGCTCTTACCGCTGCCGCCCGCGCGGTGCCCGACTTCGCCGGTGGTACCCGGCTCGGTGAGACGCTCCGGGCGTTCTTGGACCGCTGGGGTCAACGGGGTGTCGCGCGGCAGGCGGTCGTCGTGCTGTTCTCCGACGGGTGGGAGCGCGGCGACCCGTCGCTACTCGCCGCCCAGATGGCCAGGCTGAGCCGCCTCGCGCACCGGGTGCTCTGGGTCAACCCGCACGCGGGAGCAGCGTCCTACGAGCCCGTGCAGTCCGGCATCGCGGCGGCACTACCGCACGTTGACCGGTTGCTCGCCGGGCACAGCGTGGCCACACTCGACCTCTTGCTCCGGGAGGTGCGCCGTGCGTGACGTGCTCGACGAGGTCCTGCGCCGCTACCAGGCGGGCGAGCCGGTCGCTCTCGGGACCGTCGTCGCCACCTTCTCGTCCGCACCGAGGTCACCTGGCGCAGCCATGGTGGTCGCGACGGATGGCACCGTCACCGGCAGTGTCTCTGGGGGGTGCGTCGAAGGAGCCGTCTACGAACTCGGCAGGGAAGTCCTCGACACCGGTAGTCCTGTTCTGCAGCGCTATGGCGTGAGCGATGACGACGCCTTCGGGGTGGGTCTTACCTGCGGCGGGATCATCGACATCTATGTAGAGCGCATCGCCGCCGACACCTTCGCCGAGTTCGAGCAGCTCGCCGAGTCGGTGCGGGCCGAGGTCCCCGTCGCTGTCGCGACCGTCGTCGCCCACAGCGACCCGGACCGGCTGGGGCGGCGCATCCTCGTCTGGACGGACCGGCACGCCGGGAGCACCGGCTCGGACCGGGTCGACGCCGCCGTCGTCGACGACGCCCGCGGCCTGCTCGCGGCGGGGCGCACCGGCATGCTCGGGTACGGCCCGGACGGGGAGCGGCGCGGCGAGGGCATGTCGGTGTTCGTCAGCTCGTTCGAACCACCGCCCCGCATGCTGGTGTTCGGCGCGATCGACTTCGCGGCCGCCATGGCGCGGATGGGCGCCTACCTCGGCTACCGGGTCACGGTCTGCGACGCGCGGCCCGTCTTCGCCACGACCAGCAGGTTCCCCAGCGCCCACGAGGTGGTGGTCGACTGGCCGCACCGCTACCTGGAGCGGCAGCTCGCCGAGGGCAAGGTCGACGAGCGCACGGTCGTCACGGTCCTGACCCACGACCCCAAGTTCGACGTCCCCGTCCTGCAGGTCGCGCTGCGCGCGAAGCTCGGCTACGTCGGTGCCATGGGGTCGCGGCGCACCCACGCGGACCGGCTGGCCCGCCTGCGCGACGCCGGTCTGACCGAGGCCGACCTGACTGCGCTGGCTTCGCCTATAGGCCTCGACCTGGGCGCGCGGACCCCGGAGGAGACCGCCGTGTCGATCGCGGCGGAGATCATCGCGACCCGGTGGGGCGGTGGCGGGCAGCGGCTGTCCGTCCTGTCCGGACGCATCCACGGCTAGTCGGCGCCGTCCCCAGTGGAACCACGCTGACCTGCGGATACCCCAATGGCGGGGGTCAGTTGTCCACAGGTCGGCCGATCGGGCTTGTCGGGACGGTCGAACCGGGGCAGGCTGGTTTGTGAGCCCGATCACGCGCCACGGGCTCACCCGGGCTGACCACCACGCCACCGCTGGGAGGCAGGATGCGCATCACCGTCACCGTCGACGGGACCACCTA
It includes:
- a CDS encoding HelD family protein — protein: MLYAHLDRLRADTDSRLARTLRETSSSPTAMTHRDAATSHYSDQLAQYGAAENGLCFGRLDFVDGTRSYIGRIGLFDAEGDYEPLLMDWRAPASRPFYLATAASPDGVRRRRHIRTSRREVTGIDDEVLDLADGQDGAAAGVVGEAALLSALNATRTGRMSDIVETIQAEQDEIIRSGLNGVLVVQGGPGTGKTAVALHRAAYLLFTYRQQLARRGVLIVGPNATFLKYIGQVLPSLGETGVLLQTVGDLYPGVRGHRPEPARAAEIKGRIEMVAAVRRAVADRQEAPDEPLVLVVERVEMVLDPATITAARERARRTRRPHNEARPFFAEAIVAALTKQEANRLGAEFLDEGDLADIRRELAADDVVQDAIEALWPQLTPQQLLVDLYASADRLESALPDLSADDRALLLRSPRLGWTAADAPLLDEAAEWLGVDDRAERAAAERRRRDEQDYAQGVLDILQMEDDADPDILTAYDLIDASRLAERYDDEDHRTAAERAAADRSWTFGHIIVDEAQELSAMAWRVLMRRCPTRSMTLVGDVAQTGDLAGTDTWAGILAPYVEDRWRLTELSVNYRTPAEIMAVASDVLAALKTGLVPPSSVRETGVEPWARRVAYADLPGTVADLAAQDHPGTLAVLVPAALVEEVGQAVLARVPGAAVGERPELESRVVVLTVRQSKGLEFDGVLVVEPAAIVDESERGLNDLYVALTRATQWVGVVSSTDLPAALSRLR
- a CDS encoding carboxypeptidase regulatory-like domain-containing protein, with the protein product MDDYEMDPAEQEYWLAQVARLVDELDPVPPGLVERAQFAIDLEDIDAEVELEAARWADQRPLAGVRGGAPGTITFFVGDLTVMVNVTRTGEKQRIDGWLVPAGEHGVEVRVADHGSTATTADEGGRFVLTEVPRGTTQILVRMNGGKPRTVVTPTVEL
- a CDS encoding RNA polymerase sigma factor translates to MTELHATRTNPPWEGLEGTERHAACVIAARDGHKGALDVLVAELTPLVWHISRGAGLDRSAAEDVAQTVWLALLRHLDSIAEPRAVVGWLITTTRREAKRTRQRSATQVELPPEVAEHVPSTEPQPEAEALRTERDHTLWSAFHRLDQRCQELLRLTVLAGRAEYKVVAEVLRMPHGSIGPTRGRCLTALRALYDNGDGGR
- a CDS encoding protease inhibitor I42 family protein, translated to MALVQLSALDAEGPTELHRGDTVELRLPESATTGFRWRWWLPEALRMIADEHVPATVGAGAPGSAGERRLAFDVTTSGRHELRAELARPWEGQARQALTFVLHAR
- a CDS encoding PspC domain-containing protein — its product is MTNDMYTKVNQQTRKFRRSRSDRMVAGVCGGIAKAMGIEAPIVRIGLVAATLLGFGTGAVIYLACWILLPEED
- a CDS encoding AAA family ATPase, whose product is MRVRTPAEMASALDQVGYLADEGLATAAYLAVAMGRPLFCEGEPGTGKTALATALASALGVELVRLQCYEGIDATQALYEWDFPRQLLELRAGTSVESLYTRRFLLARPLLRALESPCVLLVDEIDRADDEFEAFLLEVLSESAVTVPELGEIRAAVPPLVVLTSNRTREVHDALKRRCLYHWLDHPSLDRELAILRKRLPGLEERLATQVVTAVRRLREMELLKPPGVAETIDWAAALVALGRESADVSTAALTLGAVLKYREDVDRVVAAGLDALLAG
- a CDS encoding M1 family metallopeptidase codes for the protein MSAKADPARAGQPGASTSPDPYLPNHGNGGYRVLHYDLDLTYRVGPGRLEGRARITAVATQALSRFSLDFAGLRSGKVSVNGKPVRYAQRGKKLQITPNRALPDGGRFTVEIRYTGSPAPIPSHWGEIGWDYLDDGVIVASQPVGAPSWFPCNDHPSDKATYRISVAVASSYQVVATGVLEAKQSSASLTRWDFRLSQPTPTYLVSVQIGRYTESSFATVPMMHAAVPARLAAPFEHDFGRQPRMLVEFERMFGPYPFEQYGVVVVDAELDAPIEAQSLSVFGSNHVDGVRGSERLVAHELAHQWFGNSLTVARWQHIWLNEGFANYAEWLWSEASGGEPADNHARRAWRQLSDLPQDLRIADPGTRHLFDDRVYLRGAVTLHALRLRLGDERFFALLKVWTSAHRHSTVTTEEFTTLAQRHTPWPLTELFASWLNSPVLPAFPRRTPGADRE